Proteins encoded together in one Streptomyces sp. SN-593 window:
- a CDS encoding DUF3846 domain-containing protein: MTTSAITTNTAVLLTTEADIVPIALPVDGKDRLTVMYSVIRCRNVDVVALTSRLDMWLDDEGMYNHPVNPVATFLAARHGFTWQKYHGPVLLTGGADDEGETLPLTVDQVRALLTSLGDIAG; the protein is encoded by the coding sequence ACCACCAACACCGCCGTACTCCTGACCACCGAGGCGGACATCGTCCCCATCGCCCTGCCGGTCGACGGCAAGGACCGGCTGACGGTGATGTACTCCGTCATCCGCTGCCGCAACGTGGACGTCGTCGCGCTCACCTCCCGGCTGGACATGTGGCTGGACGACGAGGGCATGTACAACCACCCCGTCAACCCCGTGGCCACCTTCCTCGCCGCGCGGCACGGCTTCACCTGGCAGAAGTACCACGGCCCCGTGCTCCTCACCGGCGGCGCCGACGACGAAGGCGAGACCCTGCCGCTCACCGTCGACCAGGTGCGCGCACTGCTGACCAGCCTCGGCGACATCGCAGGCTGA